Proteins encoded by one window of Marixanthomonas sp. SCSIO 43207:
- a CDS encoding TetR/AcrR family transcriptional regulator — MRNAETTKNTIINESANLFNMQGYKATSISDITKATGLTKGAIYRHFENKQDLEKHALQRLSQIMFGEIRTSIKQANTFIEKFEAIFSFFENYMNTPLYKGGCPVMNAAVEADDTNPVLRKQASEMLQKLQQSIETLIENGIKNQQVKANTDIRFYSTIFIATLEGGIMMSRLDKNKEPILHTISHLRNVVTEISNK, encoded by the coding sequence ATGCGAAACGCAGAAACAACAAAAAATACCATCATTAATGAAAGTGCCAACTTGTTTAACATGCAGGGGTACAAGGCAACTTCAATAAGTGATATAACCAAAGCAACAGGCTTAACCAAGGGTGCTATTTATCGACATTTTGAAAATAAGCAAGATCTAGAAAAGCACGCTTTACAACGCTTATCACAAATAATGTTTGGAGAGATAAGAACTTCAATTAAGCAAGCCAATACGTTTATTGAAAAATTTGAAGCTATCTTTTCTTTTTTTGAAAATTACATGAACACACCGCTTTATAAAGGAGGTTGTCCTGTTATGAATGCCGCTGTAGAAGCAGATGACACCAATCCTGTATTAAGAAAACAAGCTTCGGAAATGTTACAAAAGCTTCAACAATCAATAGAAACGTTAATTGAAAATGGTATAAAAAACCAACAAGTGAAAGCCAATACAGATATTCGGTTTTACAGCACCATTTTTATTGCCACGCTTGAAGGTGGCATTATGATGAGCAGATTGGACAAAAATAAAGAGCCAATTCTTCATACAATTTCACACTTACGAAATGTAGTTACTGAAATTTCAAATAAATAA
- a CDS encoding alpha/beta hydrolase, producing the protein MKKLLTKLTGSYLNVTAPLFPKFNREQAFKLLCKVKTIPISEEGYAFFNTAETSYFTIENGSIAVHKWGNGPKKILFLHGWMSHSKRWQPYIDLLNTSQYTIYSLDAPAHGLSKGKAMNIEMYRKATENLVQKVNGVDYLVCHSLGSLVGAYTFLANKSIPIDNYVIMGAPSGMDAIFGFFEDTLQLSQRTMNNLKIKVDTVLKVPSDTITMKRFFNSIEKPVFVIHEKTDTITPISAIQSATKETSKNIKTWFTNGQDHNLTKDETVETIINHITEINRKKEEVCI; encoded by the coding sequence ATGAAGAAGCTACTTACAAAACTAACTGGTTCATACCTGAATGTTACAGCGCCATTGTTCCCCAAATTTAATAGGGAACAAGCTTTTAAATTATTATGCAAAGTAAAAACCATACCAATTTCTGAAGAAGGGTACGCCTTTTTTAATACAGCTGAAACATCCTATTTTACTATTGAAAATGGATCAATTGCAGTTCATAAATGGGGTAACGGACCTAAAAAAATATTGTTTTTACACGGATGGATGAGTCACTCTAAACGATGGCAACCTTACATAGACTTATTAAACACCTCACAATATACCATCTACTCTCTAGATGCTCCGGCTCATGGACTTTCTAAGGGGAAAGCCATGAACATAGAAATGTACAGAAAAGCAACAGAAAATTTAGTACAAAAAGTCAATGGAGTGGATTATTTAGTATGTCATTCTTTAGGCAGCTTGGTAGGTGCTTATACATTCTTGGCCAACAAAAGCATACCCATTGATAATTATGTAATTATGGGAGCACCCTCAGGAATGGATGCCATATTTGGTTTTTTTGAAGATACACTACAACTTTCTCAAAGAACCATGAATAACTTAAAAATTAAAGTAGATACAGTATTAAAAGTTCCTTCAGATACAATAACGATGAAACGCTTTTTCAATTCTATTGAAAAGCCAGTTTTTGTTATTCATGAAAAAACAGATACAATAACGCCTATTTCAGCAATACAAAGCGCAACAAAAGAAACAAGTAAAAACATTAAAACTTGGTTTACAAATGGTCAAGACCATAACTTGACTAAAGATGAAACCGTAGAAACAATTATAAATCATATTACAGAAATAAATAGAAAAAAAGAAGAAGTATGTATTTAA
- a CDS encoding thioesterase family protein: MYLKEFEIRWDDVDANRHLRNSAFIDYMSHTRMSFFSEKGFGQKHLAELNLGPVALYERMYYFKEAFPGKPIRVSLQLKGISEKGTFFEFEHNFYDHNGRNLGRCEMLGAWIDLKERKLVPLPEKFYTFLDGIDKTDDFRTITKEETRRHGQFPKDLEDQTTAVS; this comes from the coding sequence ATGTATTTAAAAGAATTTGAAATACGATGGGATGATGTAGATGCCAATCGCCATTTACGTAACTCTGCGTTTATTGATTATATGAGCCATACACGCATGAGCTTTTTTAGCGAAAAAGGTTTTGGTCAAAAACATTTGGCAGAACTTAACCTTGGTCCAGTAGCATTATATGAGCGTATGTATTATTTTAAAGAAGCATTTCCAGGAAAGCCAATACGTGTTTCATTGCAATTAAAAGGTATTTCTGAAAAAGGAACTTTTTTTGAGTTTGAACACAATTTTTATGATCACAATGGCAGAAACTTAGGACGTTGTGAAATGCTAGGTGCTTGGATTGATTTAAAAGAACGTAAATTAGTTCCGTTGCCAGAAAAGTTTTATACATTTCTGGACGGTATTGATAAAACAGACGATTTTAGAACGATTACTAAAGAAGAAACTAGACGTCACGGACAATTTCCGAAAGACTTAGAAGATCAAACTACGGCTGTTTCTTAA
- a CDS encoding SDR family NAD(P)-dependent oxidoreductase, with amino-acid sequence MNKTVAIAGLGWLGQPFARHIQPLGYQVKGTVTSIQKAGVLQSHGVDAYPLEISEHGVTGEVEAFLKNVDYLVIMIPPGLRRNTGANHVLKMNHFLYEIIKSAIQKVILVSSTSVYGDKQGQVTEKDIPVAETNAAKQLIEVEKMFFTSEKIQTSIVRFGGLLGGKRQPVRYLAGRKNLNNGDAPVNLIHRDDCIAILSEIIKKDTFGHIFNAVAPFHPLKKHYYKQKATELQLEPPSYSEESEGGDYKKVTSVNLKKILNYTFKKQP; translated from the coding sequence ATGAATAAAACTGTTGCTATTGCGGGTCTTGGATGGCTGGGCCAACCCTTTGCCAGACATATACAACCGCTAGGATATCAAGTTAAAGGAACTGTCACTAGTATACAAAAAGCCGGGGTTTTGCAAAGTCATGGCGTGGATGCCTATCCGCTTGAAATTTCTGAACATGGTGTGACCGGTGAAGTAGAAGCTTTTTTAAAAAATGTTGATTACTTGGTAATAATGATTCCGCCGGGATTACGCAGAAATACAGGTGCAAATCACGTTTTAAAAATGAATCACTTTTTATACGAAATAATAAAAAGTGCAATTCAAAAAGTAATTCTTGTGAGTAGCACTTCTGTATATGGTGATAAACAAGGTCAAGTTACTGAAAAAGATATTCCGGTTGCCGAGACCAATGCCGCGAAACAATTGATTGAGGTAGAAAAAATGTTTTTTACTTCAGAAAAAATACAAACTAGCATTGTGCGTTTTGGAGGACTTTTGGGCGGAAAAAGACAACCTGTGCGTTATTTAGCCGGGAGAAAAAACTTAAATAATGGTGACGCTCCGGTCAATCTTATCCACAGAGATGATTGTATCGCAATTCTTTCTGAGATAATAAAAAAGGACACTTTTGGTCATATATTTAATGCTGTTGCTCCTTTTCACCCATTAAAAAAGCATTATTATAAACAAAAAGCAACTGAGCTACAACTAGAACCACCTTCCTATTCCGAAGAAAGTGAAGGTGGCGATTATAAAAAGGTCACTTCTGTAAATCTTAAAAAGATATTGAATTATACTTTTAAGAAACAGCCGTAG
- a CDS encoding M20/M25/M40 family metallo-hydrolase: MKRIFAVLSVLFILGIIYYSFYSLMPQKGTSKSIATTEFSTERALDHLQQIAKKPHYHSSKEHKVVRDYLISELKNMGLQPQTQEGFIFNTQSRTMNRPINIMARIKGSGTGKALLLLSHYDSALVPSPGASDAGSGLVTILESIRAFQASDKKPVNDIIILFTDAEEIGLDGAKLFVNKHPWAKDVGLVLNFEARGSGGPSNMILETNGGNEKLVKAFIDANPDYPVASSLMYSVYKMLPNDTDSTIFREDGDIPSYFFAFIDDHFDYHTSNDTIENLDIETLQHQGSYLLPLLHYFATTDLNTLKANEDWVYVNFPFVKMIAFPFLWILPLLLVAIVAFAFLVYYGFKKEKISGKGIAKGFIPFLLSLVVCGVLGFFGWKLILAIYPQYNEVQHGFKYNGHAYVAFFVLLSLSLTFYFYRRFSRKESVAAMYIAPLIFWVLINIAVFVILKGAAYFIIPVFFGLISLWLLIKQEKPNLLLLTFLAAPGLFFFSPLIQFFPVGLGSEMVVISCVFTVLLFGLMVPVFGFYSWKKLLSILFFLIAFGFFLKAHLTSDFSETRQKPNSLIYYQDKDSKNNYWLTYDTMLDDWTKGYLGENPEKVSTDILSASGSKYNTGYTYAAQAPEKSIPPFKILLKKDSVFNNLKHVTFTIVPERNINQLNLYADTTVRFNTLSFNGQEAHKDSTGFVYGNRNNELLLRYWVNNNDSLEVSYSTEMKKPVAFTALEFSYDLMSNPYFSISQRQKDMMPKPFVVTDAVAVKQTIIPENIPISQLEVVADSIKAQTYE; the protein is encoded by the coding sequence ATGAAAAGAATATTTGCAGTTCTTTCAGTACTATTCATTCTTGGAATAATCTATTATTCCTTCTACAGTTTAATGCCCCAAAAAGGGACTTCCAAAAGTATAGCCACCACAGAGTTTTCTACAGAAAGAGCACTAGACCATTTACAGCAAATAGCCAAAAAACCACATTATCACAGCTCAAAAGAACATAAAGTGGTAAGAGATTATCTAATTTCTGAACTTAAAAATATGGGGTTGCAACCCCAAACTCAAGAAGGATTTATCTTTAATACCCAAAGCCGAACAATGAATCGTCCCATAAATATTATGGCGAGAATCAAAGGCAGTGGCACCGGAAAAGCATTACTCTTACTATCTCATTATGATAGCGCCTTGGTACCTTCACCGGGAGCTAGTGATGCCGGCAGTGGTTTAGTAACAATTTTAGAAAGCATTCGAGCCTTTCAAGCAAGTGATAAAAAACCCGTAAACGATATCATTATTTTATTTACCGATGCTGAAGAAATTGGTCTAGATGGCGCCAAACTTTTTGTCAATAAACATCCTTGGGCAAAAGATGTAGGCTTGGTTTTAAATTTTGAAGCACGTGGTAGTGGCGGCCCTAGCAATATGATTCTAGAAACAAATGGCGGAAATGAAAAATTGGTTAAAGCCTTTATAGATGCAAACCCAGATTATCCAGTAGCTTCTTCTTTAATGTATAGTGTGTACAAAATGTTACCCAACGACACCGATTCTACAATTTTTAGAGAAGATGGTGACATACCCAGTTACTTTTTTGCATTTATAGATGATCATTTTGACTATCATACCTCAAATGATACAATCGAAAATCTAGATATTGAAACGCTTCAACATCAAGGAAGCTATTTATTGCCTTTACTTCATTACTTTGCAACTACAGATTTAAATACTTTAAAAGCGAATGAAGATTGGGTATATGTAAACTTTCCTTTTGTCAAAATGATTGCGTTTCCTTTTTTATGGATTTTACCTTTGCTTTTGGTTGCAATTGTAGCATTTGCTTTTTTAGTTTATTACGGATTTAAAAAAGAAAAAATTTCGGGAAAAGGGATTGCAAAAGGTTTTATACCATTTTTACTTTCACTGGTTGTTTGTGGTGTTTTAGGCTTTTTTGGCTGGAAATTAATCCTCGCCATCTATCCGCAATATAACGAAGTACAACATGGCTTTAAGTACAACGGTCACGCTTATGTTGCGTTTTTTGTTTTATTATCGCTATCACTCACATTTTATTTTTACAGACGGTTTTCTAGAAAAGAATCTGTTGCTGCAATGTACATTGCACCCCTTATTTTTTGGGTGTTGATTAATATTGCAGTTTTTGTAATTTTGAAAGGAGCTGCGTACTTTATCATTCCAGTATTTTTTGGGCTCATCTCTTTATGGCTGCTCATCAAGCAAGAAAAACCCAATTTATTATTACTAACATTTCTTGCGGCGCCGGGTTTATTCTTTTTCTCACCACTTATTCAATTTTTTCCGGTTGGTTTAGGCTCAGAAATGGTTGTTATAAGCTGTGTATTTACGGTTTTATTATTTGGTTTAATGGTGCCGGTTTTTGGCTTTTACAGTTGGAAAAAGTTACTTTCAATTCTTTTCTTTTTAATTGCTTTTGGTTTTTTTCTGAAGGCTCATTTAACGAGTGATTTTTCAGAAACACGTCAAAAACCTAATAGTTTAATTTATTATCAAGACAAGGACTCAAAAAATAATTATTGGCTTACATATGACACCATGCTAGATGATTGGACAAAAGGTTATTTAGGCGAAAATCCAGAAAAAGTCTCTACAGATATTTTAAGTGCTTCGGGCAGCAAATACAATACTGGCTACACATATGCAGCCCAAGCTCCCGAAAAATCAATTCCTCCTTTTAAAATTCTTCTTAAAAAAGACTCTGTTTTTAATAATTTAAAACACGTCACATTTACCATTGTTCCAGAACGAAATATTAATCAATTAAACCTTTATGCAGATACAACTGTAAGGTTTAACACCCTTTCTTTTAATGGTCAAGAAGCACATAAAGACAGTACGGGTTTTGTATATGGAAACAGAAATAACGAATTATTACTTAGGTATTGGGTAAACAATAATGATTCTTTAGAAGTTTCATATTCTACTGAAATGAAAAAACCAGTAGCATTTACAGCACTGGAATTTTCATATGATTTAATGAGCAATCCCTATTTTAGTATTAGTCAACGCCAAAAAGATATGATGCCAAAACCTTTTGTAGTTACCGATGCTGTTGCTGTAAAACAAACTATAATCCCTGAAAACATCCCTATTTCACAACTTGAGGTTGTTGCAGATTCAATCAAAGCTCAAACCTATGAATAA
- a CDS encoding CBS domain-containing protein, with product MGIKNYIGKRAKPKKGSSENIKVSDYMSRNLITFKPEQTVVEVMNTLIKKKISGGPVVNENHELVGIISEGDCIKEISNSRYYNHPMEDIKVEDHMIKEVETIDGNMNLFDAAEKFLTAKRRRFPICEDGKLVGLISQKDILKAALELKGTNWK from the coding sequence ATGGGTATAAAAAATTATATAGGAAAACGTGCAAAACCTAAAAAGGGATCTTCAGAGAACATAAAAGTTTCAGATTATATGAGTAGAAATCTAATCACATTTAAACCAGAACAGACTGTAGTAGAAGTGATGAATACACTCATAAAAAAGAAAATTTCTGGTGGGCCTGTGGTAAATGAAAATCACGAGTTAGTTGGTATAATTAGTGAAGGTGATTGTATTAAAGAGATAAGCAATAGTCGCTATTATAATCATCCTATGGAAGATATCAAGGTAGAAGATCACATGATTAAAGAGGTTGAGACTATTGATGGTAATATGAATCTTTTTGATGCAGCAGAAAAGTTTTTAACTGCAAAGAGAAGAAGGTTTCCTATTTGCGAAGACGGCAAGCTGGTAGGCTTGATAAGTCAAAAGGATATATTGAAAGCAGCCTTAGAACTTAAAGGAACTAATTGGAAATAA
- a CDS encoding HNH endonuclease, which translates to MIPNLKGEVWKQYSNPSWRSNETFDISNYGRVKRYKYDPKGELLKTYILNGYEVFSTLKKNGKTSLTYIHRAVAQLFSEKIEGKDFVIHKDFNKKNNHITNLEYVDRKGLTEHNKNNPAVIKAKKEALTKPKYSKLTPEKVRLLKKKIFDPNRRTRLRLIAKQFGISEMQLYRIKSGKNWGHIDYE; encoded by the coding sequence ATGATACCAAATTTAAAAGGAGAGGTTTGGAAGCAATATTCTAACCCCTCATGGCGAAGTAACGAAACTTTTGACATTTCTAACTATGGAAGAGTAAAACGTTATAAGTATGATCCTAAAGGCGAACTGCTAAAAACCTATATTTTAAACGGTTATGAAGTTTTTTCAACCCTTAAAAAAAATGGTAAAACCAGTTTAACCTATATACACAGAGCCGTAGCGCAATTGTTTTCTGAAAAGATTGAAGGTAAAGATTTTGTGATTCATAAAGATTTTAATAAAAAAAACAATCACATAACCAACCTTGAATATGTTGACCGAAAAGGCCTTACAGAACATAATAAAAATAACCCGGCGGTGATTAAAGCTAAAAAAGAAGCATTAACAAAACCTAAATACTCCAAGCTTACTCCCGAAAAAGTACGCTTATTAAAAAAGAAGATTTTTGATCCTAATAGAAGAACTCGTTTGCGCTTAATTGCAAAACAGTTTGGAATTTCAGAAATGCAACTATACCGTATTAAATCTGGGAAAAATTGGGGACATATAGATTACGAATAA
- a CDS encoding DUF6268 family outer membrane beta-barrel protein, with amino-acid sequence MKKLFFLYLLFPVITFAQDYVDIFKVGYGETFNNTFEGTNSDTRIKSFEAGLTFPVVLNKNNALITGADLSINTLQLFPNTEQTSLYSTNIKIGLASTFSEKWSTTIVLLPKIASDYNNITSDDFYLGGFALLKLQKKENLIYRFGAYGSQEAFGFFTTPIIGWYYISPNKKFEMDMSLPISADVNYAIGSTTIGMDYFGIGRSFSINKENQPETYVDLSSLDFAAYWQFNLLDKSVLLRTKIGYSSNDYEVYASDETIDLGLSAFSFGDDRTQLNPKVNGSFFAKVEAIYRFNISKKTNKNTDIQ; translated from the coding sequence TTGAAGAAGCTTTTTTTCTTATATCTATTGTTTCCGGTGATTACATTTGCACAGGATTATGTAGATATATTTAAAGTGGGCTATGGCGAAACGTTCAATAATACATTTGAAGGCACCAATAGTGACACTCGTATTAAATCATTTGAAGCCGGTTTAACGTTTCCAGTAGTTTTGAACAAAAATAATGCATTAATAACCGGTGCAGACCTGAGCATAAATACCTTACAACTTTTTCCTAATACAGAGCAAACAAGTTTATACAGTACAAATATTAAAATAGGCTTGGCTTCTACTTTTTCTGAAAAATGGAGTACTACCATTGTGTTATTACCCAAAATTGCATCAGACTATAACAATATTACGAGTGATGATTTTTATCTTGGGGGTTTTGCTTTATTGAAACTTCAGAAAAAAGAAAATTTAATATACCGTTTTGGAGCATATGGCTCGCAAGAGGCATTTGGTTTTTTTACAACACCCATTATTGGCTGGTATTACATAAGCCCTAATAAGAAATTTGAAATGGACATGTCTTTACCTATTTCGGCAGACGTAAATTATGCTATTGGTAGCACTACCATTGGAATGGACTATTTTGGTATTGGAAGAAGTTTCAGCATAAACAAAGAAAATCAACCAGAAACATATGTTGATTTAAGTTCGTTAGATTTTGCAGCTTATTGGCAATTTAATTTACTAGATAAAAGTGTTTTATTACGTACCAAAATTGGCTACTCTAGTAATGATTATGAGGTTTACGCGAGTGATGAGACTATAGACCTAGGGCTTTCGGCTTTTAGTTTTGGTGATGACCGAACGCAGTTAAACCCAAAGGTAAATGGTAGCTTTTTTGCAAAAGTGGAAGCTATATATCGCTTTAACATTTCAAAAAAAACCAATAAAAACACTGATATACAGTAG
- the ileS gene encoding isoleucine--tRNA ligase, protein MSKKFKEYKGLDLPETAKEVLNFWNENNIFEKSISIREGNEPFVFFEGPPSANGMPGIHHVMARSIKDIFCRYKTQKGYKVDRKAGWDTHGLPIELGVEKELGITKEDIGKKISVEAYNEACKKAVMRYTDAWNKVTEGFGYWVDMDDPYITYKPKYMETVWWLLKEIYNKGLMYKGYTIQPYSPKAGTGLSSHELNQPGTYQDVTDTTAVAQFKAVADTLPDFLAEESNNIHLLAWTTTPWTLPSNTALTVGKKIDYVLVKTFNQYTFEPIYVILAKNLVGKQFGGKYEEKPNEEVLDSYKQGDKTIPYFIVKEFKGEDLLGIRYEQLLEYAKPFDNPENAFRVIAGDFVTTEDGTGIVHTAPTFGADDAKVAKEATPEVPPMLVKDENGNLVPLVDLQGRFRPEMKELAGKYVKNEYYDDGEAPEKSVDVEIVIKLKTENKAFHVEKYVHSYPNCWRTDKPILYYPLDSWFIKVTDFKDRMFELNKTINWKPKATGEGRFGNWLANANDWNLSRSRYWGIPLPLWRTEDGKEEKCIGSIEELKAEMEKAVSAGVMDKALYQDFVVGDFSEENYDNVDLHKNIVDGITLVSESGKPMKREADLIDVWFDSGSMPYAQWHYPFENKEKVEQTWRKADFIAEGVDQTRGWFYTLHAIATMIFDDVAYKNVVSNGLVLDKNGQKMSKRLGNAVDPFQTLKTYGPDATRWYMISNANPWDNLKFDLDGISEVRNKFFGTLYNTYSFFSLYANLDTFTYAEADVPLEKRPEIDRWILSELHTLIEKVDAFYADYEPTKATRAISEFVQENLSNWFVRLSRRRYWKGSYNDDKISAYQTLYTCLETVAKLSAPVAPFFMDRLYKDLTSGVDKEAKQSVHLSDFPKADSAFIDKTLERKMQRAQSISSLVLSLRQKEKIKVRQPLQKIMIPVLDETVRAEIKAVEDLIKSEVNVKEIQLIDEASGILVKQIKPDFKKLGPRFGRDMKLVAKAISSFDQETITKLEKEGEISVEINKKSTTLSLDDVIITSQDIEGWLVANANGITVALDVTITSSLKNEGIARELVNRIQNLRKDSGFEVTDKVEVTLKEDENLKPAVEENLEYIKEETLTEILQFDKDVSNGTEIAFDNIATRLQIKKH, encoded by the coding sequence ATGAGCAAAAAGTTTAAAGAATACAAGGGATTAGACCTTCCTGAAACAGCAAAAGAAGTACTTAATTTTTGGAATGAAAACAACATTTTTGAAAAGAGTATTTCTATTCGTGAAGGCAATGAACCATTTGTGTTTTTTGAAGGACCTCCATCTGCAAATGGAATGCCCGGTATTCATCACGTGATGGCACGTTCTATCAAGGATATCTTTTGTAGGTACAAAACTCAAAAAGGATACAAAGTTGATAGAAAAGCCGGATGGGATACTCATGGTCTTCCCATTGAGTTAGGCGTTGAAAAGGAATTAGGCATTACCAAAGAAGATATTGGTAAAAAGATTTCTGTAGAAGCTTATAACGAAGCTTGTAAAAAAGCAGTTATGCGTTACACAGATGCGTGGAACAAAGTAACTGAAGGGTTTGGTTATTGGGTAGATATGGATGATCCATATATTACTTACAAACCAAAATATATGGAAACGGTTTGGTGGTTGTTGAAAGAAATATATAACAAAGGCCTTATGTACAAAGGCTACACTATACAACCGTATTCGCCAAAAGCCGGTACAGGGCTTAGCTCTCACGAGTTAAATCAACCAGGGACCTATCAAGATGTTACAGATACCACTGCAGTGGCTCAGTTTAAAGCTGTCGCAGATACATTACCAGATTTTCTAGCCGAAGAAAGCAACAATATTCATCTTTTGGCCTGGACTACAACACCTTGGACCTTGCCAAGTAATACAGCGCTTACTGTAGGAAAGAAAATTGATTACGTACTGGTAAAAACATTTAACCAATATACATTTGAGCCTATTTATGTGATTTTAGCCAAAAACCTGGTAGGAAAACAATTTGGCGGTAAATATGAAGAGAAGCCAAATGAAGAGGTATTAGACAGCTACAAGCAAGGAGATAAAACAATACCATACTTTATTGTTAAAGAGTTTAAAGGAGAAGATCTTTTGGGTATTCGCTATGAACAATTACTAGAGTATGCAAAACCTTTTGATAATCCTGAAAATGCATTTAGAGTAATTGCGGGTGATTTTGTAACTACAGAAGATGGTACCGGGATAGTACACACCGCACCTACATTTGGTGCAGATGATGCAAAAGTTGCAAAAGAAGCTACTCCAGAAGTGCCACCTATGCTGGTTAAAGATGAAAACGGCAACTTGGTTCCATTAGTAGATTTACAAGGTAGATTTCGCCCAGAAATGAAAGAACTGGCCGGTAAATACGTAAAGAATGAATATTATGATGATGGAGAAGCACCTGAAAAATCTGTTGATGTAGAAATAGTAATCAAACTAAAAACCGAAAATAAAGCTTTTCACGTAGAAAAATATGTGCATAGTTACCCTAATTGCTGGCGTACAGATAAACCTATACTATACTACCCACTAGACTCTTGGTTTATAAAAGTGACCGACTTTAAAGACCGCATGTTTGAACTTAACAAAACCATCAACTGGAAGCCAAAAGCAACAGGTGAGGGGCGTTTCGGAAATTGGTTGGCAAATGCAAATGATTGGAACTTGTCTCGTTCCCGTTATTGGGGAATTCCATTACCACTTTGGAGAACTGAAGATGGTAAAGAAGAAAAATGCATTGGTAGCATAGAAGAACTAAAAGCCGAAATGGAAAAAGCCGTTTCTGCAGGAGTGATGGATAAAGCTCTCTACCAAGATTTTGTAGTAGGTGATTTTTCAGAAGAAAATTATGATAATGTAGATCTTCACAAAAACATTGTCGATGGTATTACACTCGTTTCAGAAAGTGGAAAACCAATGAAACGTGAAGCAGATTTAATTGATGTTTGGTTTGATAGTGGAAGCATGCCTTATGCTCAATGGCATTACCCCTTTGAAAATAAAGAAAAAGTTGAACAAACGTGGCGTAAAGCAGATTTTATTGCAGAAGGAGTAGATCAAACTCGCGGTTGGTTTTACACATTGCACGCTATTGCTACAATGATCTTTGATGATGTAGCTTATAAAAATGTAGTGAGTAATGGACTAGTACTTGATAAAAACGGTCAAAAAATGTCCAAACGTTTGGGCAATGCTGTAGATCCATTTCAAACTCTTAAAACGTACGGTCCAGATGCTACGCGCTGGTACATGATAAGCAATGCCAACCCTTGGGATAATCTTAAGTTTGATTTAGACGGAATTTCTGAAGTGCGAAATAAATTCTTCGGAACGCTTTACAACACCTATAGTTTTTTCAGTTTGTATGCCAATTTGGATACTTTCACCTACGCTGAAGCTGATGTGCCTTTAGAGAAACGTCCAGAAATTGACCGTTGGATTCTTTCAGAATTACATACACTTATAGAGAAAGTAGATGCATTTTATGCAGATTATGAGCCTACCAAAGCTACACGCGCTATTTCAGAATTTGTACAAGAAAACTTAAGTAATTGGTTCGTTAGATTAAGTAGAAGACGTTATTGGAAAGGTAGCTACAACGACGATAAAATTTCTGCCTACCAAACGCTATACACATGTTTAGAAACCGTTGCAAAATTAAGTGCGCCAGTAGCACCATTCTTTATGGATCGTTTGTATAAAGATTTAACCTCTGGAGTTGATAAAGAAGCAAAGCAGTCTGTACATTTAAGTGATTTTCCTAAAGCAGACAGTGCATTTATAGATAAAACTCTTGAGCGTAAAATGCAACGAGCTCAGTCTATATCATCACTAGTGCTTTCATTGCGACAAAAGGAAAAGATAAAAGTACGTCAACCGCTACAAAAGATTATGATTCCGGTGCTAGATGAAACGGTTAGAGCCGAAATAAAAGCTGTTGAAGATTTAATAAAATCTGAAGTTAATGTAAAGGAAATTCAACTTATAGATGAGGCTTCGGGTATTTTGGTTAAGCAAATCAAGCCAGACTTTAAAAAGCTGGGTCCTCGATTTGGTAGAGATATGAAGCTAGTAGCAAAAGCTATTTCAAGTTTTGATCAAGAAACCATTACAAAACTGGAAAAAGAAGGAGAAATATCAGTTGAAATTAACAAAAAAAGTACTACATTGAGCCTTGATGACGTTATTATAACCTCTCAAGATATTGAGGGATGGTTGGTAGCAAATGCCAATGGTATAACGGTAGCTCTCGATGTGACAATTACTTCTTCCCTAAAAAATGAAGGTATTGCCAGAGAATTGGTAAATAGAATTCAAAACCTGCGAAAAGATTCAGGATTTGAAGTAACAGATAAGGTAGAAGTTACCTTAAAAGAAGATGAAAACTTAAAACCAGCTGTTGAAGAAAATTTGGAATACATTAAAGAGGAAACATTAACCGAAATTTTGCAATTTGATAAAGATGTAAGTAATGGAACGGAAATTGCTTTTGATAATATTGCAACTCGATTACAAATAAAAAAACACTAG